A region from the Triticum aestivum cultivar Chinese Spring chromosome 3D, IWGSC CS RefSeq v2.1, whole genome shotgun sequence genome encodes:
- the LOC123077451 gene encoding protein ANTAGONIST OF LIKE HETEROCHROMATIN PROTEIN 1 — MMRDQPYVGSQHYSAQNMADGGDLSYLDYYFQQDAASESVPAPVNPQGSKKRGASAMEVEAPQGLGVVNLWNEMGAGDQQGFKRQNSLWESMDTGGGLALHVVESSVGFGVPQVQGMVNLGAQWTGGAPSEARGSKRQRSPSGSIETASGGSYEDGGSENVDESVVLATGTGEKGGGRRLWKKDRHNEWWDTVSSSGYPAADFRHHFRMSPYTFQVLCEQLATAVRKEDTALRAAIPVQKRVAVCVWRLATGEPLRKVADRFAIGVSTCHKLVLDVCGAIQATVVPNVIQWSAAAAMATNAAKFEALSGIPGIIGAVYTTHVAIIAPKHHVINYLNPRATARKSKTCYSITLQASLDTDGTFTDVYVCPGTMTDAQTLLLWSMNKPKLIGETLGQGMRLVGGAGYPLTDWMLVPYSHQNLTLTQHEFNKRVANARAVAVSAFQRLQGRWACLQRRTEVKVDDLSIMLSACCALHNICERSGEPFDLQLLQGLELELDDDNMVANDPVPSPAAGQMRDTIAHNMLHHATVAGAGSFY; from the exons ATGATGCGTGACCAGCCTTACGTGGGATCGCAGCACTATTCCGCCCAAAACATGGCCGACGGCGGAGACCTGTCCTACCTCGATTACTATTTTCAGCAGGACGCTGCGTCTGAGTCTGTGCCGGCTCCGGTGAACCCGCAGGGGAGCAAGAAGAGGGGGGCGTCGGCGATGGAGGTTGAGGCGCCGCAGGGGCTGGGCGTGGTGAATCTGTGGAATGAGATGGGGGCGGGGGATCAGCAGGGGTTTAAGAGGCAGAACTCGCTGTGGGAGTCAATGGATACCGGTGGCGGGCTAGCGCTTCATGTGGTGGAGTCGTCGGTGGGGTTTGGGGTGCCGCAGGTGCAGGGCATGGTCAACCTTGGAGCTCAGTGGACGGGAGGGGCGCCGTCGGAGGCGCGGGGGTCCAAGAGGCAGCGCTCGCCGTCGGGCTCGATTGAGACCGCGAGTGGCGGGAGCTATGAAGACGGCGGAAGCGAGAACGTGGATGAGTCTGTGGTGCTGGCCACCGGGACGGGGGAGAAGGGCGGAGGGAGAAGGCTGTGGAAGAAGGACCGCCACAACGAGTGGTGGGACACGGTTAGCAGCTCGGGCTATCCCGCGGCGGACTTCAGGCACCATTTCCGCATGTCCCCCTACACGTTCCAG GTTCTGTGCGAGCAGCTGGCGACCGCCGTCCGCAAGGAGGACACCGCGCTGCGCGCCGCCATCCCCGTGCAGAAGCGCGTCGCCGTATGCGTCTGGCGCCTCGCCACTGGGGAGCCCCTCCGCAAGGTCGCCGATCGCTTCGCCATCGGGGTCTCCACCTGCCACAAGCTCGTGCTCGACGTCTGTGGCGCCATCCAGGCCACGGTCGTGCCCAACGTCATCCAGTGGTCGGCTGCCGCAGCCATGGCCACCAACGCCGCCAAGTTCGAGGCCTTGTCAGGCATCCCCGGCATCATCGGCGCCGTCTACACTACCCACGTGGCCATTATCGCGCCCAAGCACCACGTCATCAACTACTTAAACCCCCGCGCCACAGCGCGCAAGAGCAAGACCTGCTACAGTATCACCCTGCAGGCGTCGTTGGACACGGACGGGACCTTCACTGACGTTTACGTCTGCCCAGGCACCATGACCGACGCCCAAACCCTCCTACTCTGGTCGATGAACAAGCCGAAGCTTATCGGGGAGACCCTTGGCCAGGGCATGCGCTTGGTCGGCGGCGCCGGCTACCCACTCACGGACTGGATGTTGGTGCCCTACTCCCACCAGAACCTGACGTTGACGCAGCACGAGTTCAACAAGAGAGTGGCAAACGCGCGTGCCGTGGCCGTGAGCGCCTTCCAAAGGCTCCAGGGGCGTTGGGCTTGCCTCCAGAGGCGCACCGAGGTCAAGGTGGACGACCTTTCCATCATGCTCAGCGCGTGCTGCGCGCTCCACAACATTTGTGAGCGCAGTGGCGAACCCTTCGACCTCCAGCTGCTGCAGGGCTTGGAGCTAGAGCTCGACGACGACAACATGGTTGCCAATGACCCTGTGCCCTCCCCCGCCGCTGGGCAGATGCGAGATACCATCGCCCACAACATGCTTCACCATGCCACGGTGGCCGGCGCTGGGTCTTTCTACTAG